One window of the Tachypleus tridentatus isolate NWPU-2018 chromosome 10, ASM421037v1, whole genome shotgun sequence genome contains the following:
- the LOC143230953 gene encoding uncharacterized protein LOC143230953 isoform X2 has translation MGSLNPFVRLNLINLLQPIRLNQNCQMNCKSHHRGLLPVLPLPPQVQSGTFGNYISDDASIGKQINAETKKFLLENAWKTGSDYVSPSVVQENCVFSIVGFHNGDVYSTINMQRVLSANTAFCS, from the exons atgggttctttaaatcCATTCGtaaggctgaacctgatcaatctgctgcagccaatcaggttgaatcagaattgtcaaatGAATTGTaagagtcatcaccgtggccttctaccagtgctgccactaccacctcaggtccagtctgggacatttggaaattacatttctgatgatgccagcattggtaaacag ataaacgctgaaaccaaaaaattcctccttgagaatgcctggaagacagggagtgattatgtttcCCCCAGTGTGGTACAAGAAAActgcgttttcagcatcgttggctttcacaatGGAGATGTCTACTCTACaatcaacatgcaaagggtgctttctgcaaatactgctttttgctcctga
- the LOC143230953 gene encoding uncharacterized protein LOC143230953 isoform X1, with the protein MGVISIIKNFLNTPKRKHVLAFSVENKAPKLKKSLKGFCTSWWVERHDSVIIFLGLIHAVADALETISGWKDRDSATQANQLLYSITQPEFIITLLTIAKSFSFSLPLCNLLQQQNIGLGAAMHHAEIVEDLIRSLRNNTVNEFNNIFCEAQTLCIELQIDIIMPRQAKRQMYRTNPQTTSPEEYFRIVVFVQFVDHFLSQICDRLSSHKTLLTNFMCLLPSGSTTERSKPTAQQCDQIKELVNIYKAGIDQHFASRSR; encoded by the coding sequence atgggagtaatttctatcattaaaaactttctcaatacacccaaacgaaagcacgttttggctttTTCGGTGGAAAATAAAGCACCTAAattgaaaaaaagtttgaaaggtttcTGCACCAGctggtgggttgagaggcatgattCAGTTATTATCTTTCTAggattaatccatgcagttgcagatgcccttgagaccatatcaggttggaaagacagagattctgctacccaagccaatcaattgttgtattctataacacagccagaattcatcatcactctacttaccattgctaaatcgTTTTCCttcagtttacctctgtgcaacttactgcagcaacagaataTTGGCTTAGGTGCTGctatgcatcacgcagaaatagtggaagatttaatccgttcactcagaaataatactgtgaatgaatttaacaacattttctgtgaggctcaaactttGTGTattgagcttcaaattgacatcataatgccaaggcaggctaaaagacagatgtatcgtactaacccacaaaccactagccctgaggagtactttcgtattgttgtatttgtacaatttgttgatcactttctttcacaaatatgtgaccgtctgtccagtcacaaaactctccttacaaacttcatgtgtctacttcCATCAGGATCTACAACAGAACGGTCaaaacctacagcacaacaatgtgaccaaattaaagagttggtgaATATATACAAAGCTGGCATTGACCAGCACTTCGCTAGccgcagtaggtga